The genomic interval GAGCCGCTTCCTCCGCCCCCGCCGCCTCCGCCGGGAGAGGATGATTATCAACTGGCGGATTTGAGCGTCACGACCCCCGGGGGTTGATTTTCGGAGTCGTCGCAACATTTGGCTTGAAACTGCTTCCCAGAAAATAAAAACACAGGAGACCAGATCATGTACAAAATTATTTTAATGTTATTAGCGTGGGCATTGTTGGGCTTTGGTTTGATGGGCCCGGCGTTGATGTTACACCCGGACTTTTCACAAATGCCGGTCATCAGTCAGGATAATGGCGATGACATTGGTGGCGATATTGTTGTGCAAAAATCGATGAGTCAGGACGTTCCGCAGGTCGGGCACGAGCCGCTTCCTCCGCCCCCGCCGCCTCCGCCGGGAGAGGATGATTATCAACTGGCGGATTTGAGCGTCACGACCCCCGGGGGTTGATTTTAAATTTGACAAAAGCAATTACTGGTGTAGTCAAATCAGCTATTTAAAAAAGTCTGTTTCGGCGTAAGCGAGTGTGCTACTATTTGAGATTAGAACAAAATTTTCGTACGGGATATACCAACGAGACCAGGATGAGGTAAAATTGCAAAGAGAAACAGAGGTTGGCAAGGTCGACGCTAATTAACTTTTTCTGATGAGCAGAAAAAGTTAGCGTTGACCTATTTTTTTGTGCCTCGTTTCGTGAGTTAAATGTAGTTTGGTCAATTTTTGGTTTCGTTTGACTTGTTAATTAACTTTCATGGTAGCAACAAGAAATTAACGCATTTACAAGGAACTATTCAAATTAGTTTTCATTAAAAATAGTAAATACAATTACGTAATCAGGCAGCGAATTCATGCCGGAATTATTAATCATTAATCATCAATAGACATGACAAAAAGAACGTTCTTTTTTCAGACATCGTTATTTTTATGCTTATGGATAATCTTTTCTATCTGTTTCGCTTCTCCTTGCCAATCGGGAATTGACAAATACCATTCTGCATCACACAAAAAATATTACGATTTGTTGGAGAGGATCCGGACTAAACCGAATGTCGAACAAATTGATTCATTGACGCAATTTATCCGTGAAAATCCTCATTATTTCAGCGCCTATTTTCGGCTGAGTGATCTGTATTCATTTTCGAAGCAAACGGATAAGGGACTCGCATTTTTCACTCAATTGTCCGTTGACCCTCGTTACAGATTTGGCAGCTTGTGGGTATTGGCGTCCCAATTTCAATCTCAGGAAAATTGGGAGTTAGCAGGCAAATACTATCGAATACTTGCGCAGAATGATTCTTTGTCTTTCGATTTTATCAAGAAGATGGCCCGCTTTTTGTATTTTTCTCTCAAGAAAAAAGATTTGGCCGCCTTCCACCAATTCGGCCTATCGGCAAAATATGATGCCATATTGCAATTGTTATTTAAATATTATCGGAAAGATTATCAGGGCGTAATAGATTTTTTTCCGGGTCATAATTTTTATGTCAGCGATGATTATAGAATTCTTGACATGGTCGCTAACTGCCAATATCGCTTGAAAAATTTCATAGTTGCTGATTCTCTTTTTCGTCGTGCGCTTTATTTAAGTCGAGCGGCAAACGATGTCAGAACTGAAATTCGCATTTTGCACGATTTGAGTGTCGTCGAATTGTCTTTAAAGAAAGTAAATTTATTCGAAGCGCATCTGGACACAGCATTAAATAAAGCTTTAAAAATCAATGATTTGTATTCAATGCAGCTAATAATGGGGAATGAAGGTCGGTATTTTTATCAAAAGGGCTTTTTTGAAAAAGCAAAATCGAATCTTTACCAGGCCTATCGCATTGCCGCACGGACAAAAAATTACCAAGCGGCGATAAGGTGGGGCTATTATTATGGAAATGCATTATATCAAACGAAAGAATTTAGCGATGCCGTTGAAGTTTATGATCAGAGCGAAAAGTATGCTCGCGAGATTCATCGCGTCGATTGGGCGTACGGGTTTATGGTCGCAAAAGGAAATATTTATGAATATTTGAATCAGAATGATCTGGCAAAAAAAATATTCGATAATGCTTACAGGATAGCGACAAAATATAATTGGCGGCAGGAAGCCTTTGACGTTCGGGGGAGATATGCGAATATTTTGCTAAAAGAGAAGCGGTTTGATGAAGTGCGCGTCATTTATCAGGATTATATTGATTTCATTCAGAGAAGCAAATCTGCAAAAAAATTTCGTGAGCTTATTTATTGGAAATGGAAATATGCGCAAACCTATTACAAAGAGAAAAACTACAAAAAAGCGAGCGAGCATTTTGCGCAGGTCGAGCAGATGGCGCAGAAGCACAATTTCACGGATATTTATCGCTGGGCGATTTTGGGACTGGCTCAGAGCGAAGATGGTTTGGGCAATTCCGATGAAGCCAAACAATATTACGAGCAGGTTTTGGATTTATTGAAAGAATCAAAGGATAGATCAGATGAAGAATTTGCCGATGTTTTTCTTGGCCTGGGTAGCGTTTTCCATAAGAAGAATGAATGGCGAGAGGCAATTCGATATTTTTTACAAGCGGCCTCTTATGTGGAAAACATTCGCAGCAGCTTGAAAGTGACACAGTTTCGCCTGGGGTATTTCAGTCGGGAAACGGAAGCTTACGATAATTTAGTGGAATGTTATTTTCGGCTCTATTTGCAGGAGAAGGATTCAACCTATCTCGATAGTTTATTCTATTTTGACCAGATGTCGAAAAGCCGCGTGTTATCCGAAATTCAAAACGGGAACAGGCTGAAAAATAACAGGAAGCAAAATCCAATTTTCTGGGCTGATTATATAAACGCGCGCTTGAAGCTGCAATCAGAACAGCGCGCTTATCGGCTGATGTTGGTTGAACCGGATAGCGGTGATAAAATTGCTCAGCTATTAACTCAAATAGAAACAGATAAATATACGCTCATCGAAAAAAGGCTGGCATTAATCCAACGGCAGGGGATTGAGCAAAAGGGAAAAGCGCTGACTTTCGTCGTGCCATTTTCGCAAGCGCTCGCCGTTGTTAAAAGTTCAGGAATTTCGTTGTTGATGTACCATCTCTCCGAAAATGAATCATTTGCTATGGTGGTAACCGGCGATAAAGTGGCAATGTTTCCACTCAAAAAAAATAAAGATTTCATCGAAGAAAAAGTCAGGCAGTTGATGACGCCTTTTCACAATGTGTCCAGCGATTCCATTCTTTACGTGCCTTACCGGGCAGAAATCGCTCATCAATTGTACCAAATTTTGATGGAACCGGCGGAGAAAACTATCGGATTGTCCCGGCGTGTTTTTGTCGTGCCAGACGGCGACCTTTTTGGTTTGTCTTTTGAGATGTTGCTCGCTGAGAAGCCGAACAAAAATAATTTTACGCCAATGGA from Calditrichota bacterium carries:
- a CDS encoding CHAT domain-containing protein, which gives rise to MTQFIRENPHYFSAYFRLSDLYSFSKQTDKGLAFFTQLSVDPRYRFGSLWVLASQFQSQENWELAGKYYRILAQNDSLSFDFIKKMARFLYFSLKKKDLAAFHQFGLSAKYDAILQLLFKYYRKDYQGVIDFFPGHNFYVSDDYRILDMVANCQYRLKNFIVADSLFRRALYLSRAANDVRTEIRILHDLSVVELSLKKVNLFEAHLDTALNKALKINDLYSMQLIMGNEGRYFYQKGFFEKAKSNLYQAYRIAARTKNYQAAIRWGYYYGNALYQTKEFSDAVEVYDQSEKYAREIHRVDWAYGFMVAKGNIYEYLNQNDLAKKIFDNAYRIATKYNWRQEAFDVRGRYANILLKEKRFDEVRVIYQDYIDFIQRSKSAKKFRELIYWKWKYAQTYYKEKNYKKASEHFAQVEQMAQKHNFTDIYRWAILGLAQSEDGLGNSDEAKQYYEQVLDLLKESKDRSDEEFADVFLGLGSVFHKKNEWREAIRYFLQAASYVENIRSSLKVTQFRLGYFSRETEAYDNLVECYFRLYLQEKDSTYLDSLFYFDQMSKSRVLSEIQNGNRLKNNRKQNPIFWADYINARLKLQSEQRAYRLMLVEPDSGDKIAQLLTQIETDKYTLIEKRLALIQRQGIEQKGKALTFVVPFSQALAVVKSSGISLLMYHLSENESFAMVVTGDKVAMFPLKKNKDFIEEKVRQLMTPFHNVSSDSILYVPYRAEIAHQLYQILMEPAEKTIGLSRRVFVVPDGDLFGLSFEMLLAEKPNKNNFTPMDDPVYQSDLLVNHFSFSYAPSPYFIKQDKKAIPSNPNFLIIANPVDSFSLKIVGQTNADSLRLSQLGPLPFAEAEAKQIKRVVPQAIILHREQATEDNFNKIASAMNVLHLATHGLFDNRFDAFSGLFMALGNDTINDGLLLGYEISDLNLHSTLVTLSACETGRGKTVAGEGVLGLPRLFLGAGAKIVLMTLWKVDDQFTSELMPAFYENLFRKKMIVSDALSQAKLVVMKQGDSEIHYEHPFFWAAFCLYGEPTVFVKAFPWLKWIAILGFLLLSMMVVVYFYFIRGKRYKKQKDLIR